A window from Candidatus Microthrix parvicella Bio17-1 encodes these proteins:
- a CDS encoding ISAzo13 family transposase, giving the protein MTDEALKDCLGAVLPHLDERQRRLCAGAVAEMVGRGGRTKVAKLTGMSRSTVIKGANEIVAGAEVSDWVREEGAGDKPAIEKQPGLWEAIEELVSPTTRGHPMSALRWTLKSTYELSREVKAQGFVASAELVRRLLAQNGYSLQAPSKQAEGSTNPDRDGQFHYLGGLVDAFLDSGDPVLSVDTKKKELLGNKSNGGTEYQPKGEPVRTDVHDFPDPALGKAIPYGVYDVANNEGWVSVGDTADTSEFAVAAIEKWWDTLGKHKFPNATRLLITADCGGSNGYRVRAWKWHLARLAERTGLDITVCHYPPGTSKWNKIEHRMFSFITINWRGRPLTNIRTVVELISATTTQGGLTIQAAYDAHVYPKGVKITDAQFNAIPITKHDWHGDWNYTISHTPQTSN; this is encoded by the coding sequence ATCACCGATGAGGCGTTGAAGGACTGTTTGGGGGCGGTTCTGCCGCATCTGGATGAGCGGCAGCGTCGCTTGTGTGCGGGTGCTGTGGCAGAGATGGTCGGTCGTGGCGGGCGCACGAAGGTCGCCAAGTTGACTGGTATGTCCCGTTCGACGGTGATCAAGGGAGCAAACGAGATCGTGGCCGGCGCGGAGGTGAGCGACTGGGTCCGCGAAGAGGGCGCTGGTGACAAACCCGCGATCGAGAAACAGCCCGGCTTGTGGGAAGCGATCGAGGAGTTGGTGTCGCCAACGACACGGGGTCATCCGATGTCGGCGTTGCGGTGGACCCTGAAGTCGACCTACGAACTGTCCCGAGAGGTCAAAGCTCAGGGGTTCGTTGCGTCAGCAGAGCTGGTCCGGCGCCTGTTGGCCCAGAACGGCTATTCGTTGCAGGCCCCATCGAAGCAGGCCGAAGGGTCAACGAACCCCGACCGGGACGGCCAGTTCCACTATCTGGGTGGCCTCGTCGACGCGTTCTTGGACTCGGGTGATCCGGTGCTGTCGGTGGACACCAAGAAGAAGGAACTGTTGGGCAACAAGTCCAACGGTGGCACCGAATATCAGCCCAAAGGCGAACCGGTCCGGACCGACGTCCACGACTTCCCCGACCCGGCCTTGGGCAAAGCAATCCCCTACGGGGTCTACGACGTTGCGAACAACGAAGGTTGGGTATCGGTCGGTGACACAGCCGACACCTCCGAGTTCGCCGTTGCGGCGATTGAGAAGTGGTGGGACACCCTCGGCAAACACAAGTTCCCCAACGCGACCCGACTGTTGATCACCGCCGATTGTGGCGGGTCGAACGGGTACCGGGTCCGAGCTTGGAAATGGCATCTCGCCCGACTCGCCGAACGAACGGGCCTGGACATCACGGTGTGTCACTACCCGCCCGGCACCTCGAAATGGAACAAGATCGAGCATCGGATGTTCAGTTTCATCACGATCAACTGGCGAGGCCGCCCTCTCACCAACATCCGCACCGTCGTCGAGCTGATCTCAGCGACGACCACCCAAGGCGGGCTCACCATCCAGGCCGCCTACGACGCCCACGTCTACCCCAAAGGCGTCAAGATCACCGACGCTCAGTTCAACGCAATACCGATCACCAAACATGACTGGCACGGCGACTGGAACTACACGATTAGCCACACACCCCAAACGTCCAACTAA